In Populus trichocarpa isolate Nisqually-1 chromosome 7, P.trichocarpa_v4.1, whole genome shotgun sequence, the following proteins share a genomic window:
- the LOC18100830 gene encoding integrin-linked protein kinase 1, with protein sequence MEGLANQLKRGISRQFSTGSLKSLSRQFSRQSSLDPRRNNLRFSFGRQSSLDPIRRSPLHDHAQLSVPENLDSTMHLLFMASRGDVKGVEDLLDEGVDVNSIDLDGRTALHIAACEGHVEVVKLLLSRRANIDARDRWGSTVCADAKYYGNVEVYNILKARGAKAPKTTRKTPMAVANPREIPEYELNPLELQVRKADGIAKGMYQVAKWNGTKVAVKILEKERCADPESINSFKHELTLLEKVRHPNLIQFVGAVTQNFPLMIVAEYHSKGDLASYLQKKGRFPPSKALRLALDIARGINYLHECKPYPIIHCDLKPRNILLDDGGLLKVAGFGLIRLSNISPDKAKVAPGTIIDHSNVYMAPEIYKDEIFDRSVDAYSFGVVLYEMLEGVQPFYPKSPGEAVKLMCLENQRPPFKIKSRSYPPDLRELIDECWLSEPGGRPTFSEIITRLDRICSNCSKQGWLKDTFKLPWK encoded by the exons ATGGAAGGACTTGCGAACCAACTAAAGCGAGGAATCTCACGTCAGTTTTCGACAGGATCATTGAAGTCACTTAGCAGGCAATTCTCACGACAATCTTCCCTCGATCCTAGGAGGAATAACTTGAGGTTTAGCTTTGGAAGACAGTCTTCTTTGGATCCAATACGGAGAAGTCCACTTCATGATCATGCACAGTTGAGTGTACCGGAGAATCTGGATTCCACAATGCATTTGTTATTCATGGCGAGTAGAGGAGACGTTAAAGGAGTTGAAGATTTGTTGGATGAAGGTGTTGATGTTAATAGTATCGATTTGGATGGAAGAACTGCTCTGCATATTGCAGCTTGTGAAGGTCATGTTGAAGTTGTTAAGCTTCTTTTGAGTCGCAGGGCTAATATCGATGCTCGTGATCGATGGGGCAGCACG GTGTGTGCCGATGCCAAGTATTATGGGAATGTTGAAGTTTATAACATTTTGAAGGCAAGAGGAGCTAAAGCCCCG AAAACCACCAGGAAGACACCTATGGCTGTGGCAAATCCTCGAGAAATTCCAGAGTATGAGCTTAACCCATTGGAACTTCAAGTCCGAAAAGCTGATGGCATTGCAAAG GGAATGTATCAAGTTGCTAAATGGAATGGTACTAAGGTTGCCGTGAAGATACTTGAAAAGGAACGATGTGCAGACCCTGAGAGCAT AAATTCTTTCAAACATGAGCTAACCTTATTAGAAAAAGTTCGACATCCGAATTTGATTCAGTTTGTTGGAGCTGTGACCCAAAATTTTCCCTTGATGATTGTAGCAGAATATCATTCAAAA GGTGACCTAGCAAGTTATCTTCAGAAGAAAGGGCGGTTTCCCCCATCTAAAGCTTTGAGACTTGCTCTTGATATTGCTAG GGGCATAAACTACCTACACGAATGCAAGCCATATCCGATCATCCATTGCGATTTAAAGCCAAG AAATATTTTGCTGGATGATGGTGGTCTATTGAAGGTAGCTGGATTTGGTTTGATACGGTTGTCAAACATTTCACCTGACAAAGCCAAAGTAGCTCCAGGGACTATTATTGACCATTCAA ATGTATACATGGCACCTGAGATTTATAAAGATGAAATATTTGATAGAAGCGTCGATGCATACTCTTTTGGAGTCGTTTTGTATGAG ATGCTTGAGGGAGTGCAGCCTTTCTATCCCAAGTCTCCTGGAGAGGCTGTGAAATTGATGTGCTTAGAAAACCAGAGACCACCATTTAAGATCAAATCAAGAAGCTACCCTCCAGATTTAAGAGA GTTGATTGATGAATGTTGGCTTTCAGAACCTGGTGGTAGACCAACCTTTTCTGAGATCATCACAAGACTGGACAGAATCTGTTCCAACTGTTCAAAACAAGGATGGTTGAAAGATACCTTTAAGCTTCCATG GAAATGA
- the LOC7459936 gene encoding uncharacterized protein LOC7459936 isoform X1, with the protein MAARAIFIRNKLASYYFNPSSTRSLQSFQSIADALHSSDSRCFSCPASYHFNSDDRLRETVKKAECFGFSGVRNVGYCFNGSLVGPRFVDGRFRLGDGILVRYASTVAVKRLPPEYDSDDEEGKEMVGKKRKEASADECDQAVEGLSSAKAKAKAKRLNESMKAEKSVLQRTWAALLGLGPALRAVASMSREDWAKKLVHWKHEIVSTLQHYWLGFKLLWADVRICSRLLLKLAGGKSLSRRERQQLTRTTADIFRLVPFAVFIIVPFMEFLLPVFLKLFPNMLPSTFQDKMKEQEALKRRLNARIEYAKFLQDTVKEMAKEVQNSRSGEIKKTAEDLDDFLNNVRRGSIVSNDEILGFAKLFNDELTLDNISRPRLVNMCKYMGISPFGTDAYLRYMLRKRLQRIKNDDRLIQAEGVESLSEAELREDCRERGMLGLLSVEEMRQQLHDWLDLSLNHSVPSSLLILSRAFTVSGKLKPEEAVRATLSSLPDEVVDTVGVTALPSEDSVSERRRKLEYLEMQEEMIKEEEEDEEEERARMKESKVSEEDVALKEMTLSTAREAQEMARASTLEKQEHLCELSRALAVLASASSVSREREEFLGLVNKEIELYNSMVEKEGNDGEKEAVKAYRAAREETDRASEADERDEVSSALIERVDGMLQNLEKEIDDVDAKIGDHWRILDRDYDGKVTPEEVAAAAMYLKDTLGKEGIQELISNLSKDRDGKILVEDIVKLGSWTEDAKATEEREM; encoded by the exons ATGGCTGCCAGAGCAATTTTCATAAGGAATAAATTGGCTTCTTACTACTTCAATCCTTCGTCAACTCGTTCTCTTCAGAGTTTCCAGTCCATCGCCGATGCACTCCACTCTTCCGATTCCCGATGTTTTAGCTGTCCGGCGAGTTACCATTTTAATTCCGACGATCGGTTGAGAGAAACAGTGAAAAAAGCCGAATGTTTTGGATTTTCTGGTGTAAGAAATGTTGGGTATTGCTTTAATGGGAGTTTGGTCGGTCCGCGTTTTGTGGATGGGAGGTTTAGGTTGGGAGATGGAATTTTAGTTCGGTATGCGTCAACGGTGGCGGTCAAGAGGTTGCCGCCGGAGTATGACAGTGATGATGAGGAGGGTAAGGAAATGGTTGGTAAGAAGAGGAAAGAGGCGTCAGCGGATGAGTGTGATCAAGCGGTGGAGGGATTGAGTTCGGCGAAGGCGAAGGCGAAGGCGAAGAGGTTGAATGAATCTATGAAAGCTGAGAAGTCGGTTTTGCAGAGAACTTGGGCTGCTCTTCTTGGTCTTGGCCCGGCTTTACGAGCTGTAGCGTCGATGAGCAG GGAGGATTGGGCGAAGAAACTTGTGCACTGGAAGCATGAAATTGTGTCGACATTGCAGCATTATTGGTTAGGGTTTAAGCTATTGTGGGCTGATGTGAGGATTTGTTCGAGATTGTTGTTAAAACTTGCTGGTGGGAAGAGTTTGTCGAGGAGGGAGAGGCAACAGTTGACGAGAACTACTGCAGATATTTTCAGATTAGTTCCATTtgctgtttttatcattgttccGTTCATGGAGTTTCTGTTACCGGTGTTTTTGAAGTTGTTCCCTAACATGTTGCCATCTACATTTCAAGACAAGATGAAAGAGCAG GAAGCATTGAAAAGGAGGCTAAATGCAAGAATAGAATATGCCAAGTTTCTTCAGGATACAGTGAAAGAAATGGCTAAGGAAGTTCAGAACTCACGAAGTGGAGAAATTAAGAAAACTGCTGAAGATCTTGATGATTTTTTGAACAAC GTTAGGAGAGGCTCCATTGTTTCTAATGATGAAATTTTGGGCTTTGCTAAGCTTTTCAATGATGAATTAACTTTGGACAATATCAGCAG GCCTCGATTGGTCAATATGTGCAAATACATGGGAATCAGTCCTTTCGGAACAGATGCGTATTTGCGTTACATGCTCCGCAAAAGACTCCAGAG GATTAAGAATGATGACAGGTTAATTCAAGCAGAGGGTGTGGAGTCTCTTTCAGAGGCTGAACTCCGTGAAGATTGTAGGGAGCGAGGCATGCTTGGATTGCTCTCAGTTGAAGAAATGCGGCAACAG CTTCATGATTGGTTGGATCTGTCTCTCAATCACTCTGTGCCATCTTCCCTTTTGATCCTTTCAAG GGCCTTCACTGTATCTGGAAAATTGAAACCTGAGGAAGCTGTTCGGGCAACACTATCTTCCTTACCTGATGAGGTTGTGGATACTGTTGGTGTTACTGCTTTACCATCTGAAGATTCTGTttcagaaagaagaaggaaactgGAATACCTTGAGATGCAGGAAGAAATGATCAAG gaggaagaagaggacGAGGAAGAAGAGCGTGCCAGAATGAAAGAGTCTAAAGTTAGTGAAGAGGATGTAGCTTTGAAAGAGATGACCCTGTCAACAGCAAGAGAAGCGCAAGAAATGGCTAGAGCAAGTACATTGGAGAAACAAGAGCATCTCTGTGAACTTAGTCGTGCGTTGGCTGTTTTAGCTTCAGCATCT TCAGTAAGCAGAGAGCGTGAGGAGTTCCTGGGCCTTGTCAACAAGGAG atagAACTTTATAATAGCATGGTAGAAAAAGAGGGAAATGATGGTGAAAAGGAGGCTGTTAAGGCATATAGAGCTGCCCGAGAGGAAACTGATCGAGCTTCTGAAGCGGATGAACGAGATGAGGTTTCTTCTGCACTAATAGAAAGG gttGATGGCATGCTCCAAAATCTTGAGAAAGAAATTGATGACGTGGATGCCAAAATTGGTGATCATTGGCGAATACTCGACAG GGATTATGATGGGAAAGTTACTCCTGAGGAGGTGGCAGCTGCTGCGATGTACTTGAAGGATACATTAGGCAAGGAAGGCATCCAAGAACTCATCAGCAATCTTTCCAAAGATAGAG ATGGAAAGATTCTTGTGGAAGACATTGTCAAATTAGGCAGTTGGACGGAAGATGCCAAAGCAACTGAAGAGAGGgagatgtaa
- the LOC7459934 gene encoding acetolactate synthase small subunit 2, chloroplastic, with amino-acid sequence MAAISSITSTPFHSLKPSSSSSFPSNSTTVSLGFSKALATTPLTISKSYQNKLRVSATNDNDIADTTLSTNGSAPSTARSKARRHTISVFVGDESGMINRIAGVFARRGYNIESLAVGLNKDKAMFTIVVSGTERVLQQVVEQLQKLVNVLKVEDLSNEPQVERELMLVKVNTDPKDRAEIMWLVGIFRAKIVDISEHTVTIEVTGDPGKIAAVQRNLSKFGIREIARTGKIALRREKMGASAPFWRFSAASYPDLGEKRLADTGLRAKKGAVAREDDMSAGGDVYPVEASDDFTLNQILDAHWGVLTDEDTAGLQSHTLSLLVNDHPGVLNIVTGVFARRGYNIQSLAVGHAETEGLSRITTVVPGTDESITKLVQQLYKLVEIHEVRDLTHVPFAERELMLIKIAVNAAARRDVLDIASIFRANAVDVSDHTVTLELTGDLDKMVALQRLLEPYGICEVARTGRIALTRESGVDSKYLRGYSFPV; translated from the exons ATGGCGGCCATCTCATCGATAACCTCCACACCATTCCACTCCCTAAAAccctcgtcttcttcttctttcccttcaAATTCTACTACTGTTAGTCTAGGTTTCTCAAAAGCCTTAGCTACTACACCTCTGACAATCTCAAAATCCTATCAAAACAAACTCAGAGTCTCTGCAACAAATGATAATGACATTGCTGACACTACTTTATCCACTAATGGTTCTGCTCCTTCAACAGCCAGATCAAA GGCGAGGAGGCATACAATTTCAGTGTTTGTTGGAGATGAAAGTGGGATGATTAATAGGATTGCTGGGGTATTTGCAAGGAGAGGGTATAACATAGAGTCACTTGCTGTTGGTTTAAACAAGGACAAGGCAATGTTTACTATTGTTGTATCTGGTACTGAAAGGGTGTTGCAACAAGTTGTTGAGCAGCTTCAAAAGCTTGTCAATGTTTTGAAG GTTGAAGATCTCTCTAATGAGCCGCAGGTTGAGCGTGAACTAATGCTTGTAAAAGTGAATACAGATCCAAAGGACCGGGCTGAG ATCATGTGGTTGGTGGGCATCTTCAGAGCAAAAATCGTGGATATCTCAGAACATACAGTGACAATTGAG GTAACTGGAGATCCGGGGAAGATTGCTGCTGTCCAAAGAAACCTAAGCAAGTTTGGAATCAGGGAAATTGCAAGAACAGGAAAG ATTGcattgagaagagaaaaaatgggCGCATCTGCTCCATTTTGGAGATTTTCAGCTGCTTCTTATCCTGATCTTGGAGAGAAAAGGCTTGCTGATACTGGTTTGAGGGCTAAAAAAGGAGCAGTTGCCAGAGAAGATGATATGTCTGCTGGG GGAGACGTTTATCCAGTGGAGGCTTCTGATGATTTTACTCTTAATCAAATTCTTGATGCTCATTGGGGTGTTCTCACTGATGAAGAT ACAGCTGGACTTCAATCTCACACTTTGTCCTTGCTTGTAAATGATCATCCTGGAGTTCTTAACATTGTTACAGGGGTCTTTGCTCGAAGGGGCTATAACATTCAG AGTTTGGCTGTTGGGCATGCAGAAACTGAGGGTCTCTCTCGTATTACAACCGTTGTGCCTGGTACAGATGAATCAATTACCAAGTTGGTGCAGCAGCTTTATAAGCTAGTAGAGATTCATGAG GTAAGGGATCTTACCCATGTGCCATTTGCTGAAAGGGAATTGATGTTAATAAAGATTGCTGTGAATGCTGCTGCTCGACGAGATGTTCTCGACATTGCCAGTATTTTTAGGGCCAACGCTGTTGATGTATCTGACCATACAGTAACTCTTGAG CTCACAGGTGATTTGGACAAAATGGTTGCACTGCAAAGGTTGTTGGAACCCTATGGCATTTGCGAG GTAGCAAGAACTGGGCGAATAGCATTGACACGTGAATCAGGCGTTGATTCTAAATACCTCCGTGGATATTCTTTTCCTGTGTAA
- the LOC7459936 gene encoding uncharacterized protein LOC7459936 isoform X3, with the protein MAARAIFIRNKLASYYFNPSSTRSLQSFQSIADALHSSDSRCFSCPASYHFNSDDRLRETVKKAECFGFSGVRNVGYCFNGSLVGPRFVDGRFRLGDGILVRYASTVAVKRLPPEYDSDDEEGKEMVGKKRKEASADECDQAVEGLSSAKAKAKAKRLNESMKAEKSVLQRTWAALLGLGPALRAVASMSREDWAKKLVHWKHEIVSTLQHYWLGFKLLWADVRICSRLLLKLAGGKSLSRRERQQLTRTTADIFRLVPFAVFIIVPFMEFLLPVFLKLFPNMLPSTFQDKMKEQEALKRRLNARIEYAKFLQDTVKEMAKEVQNSRSGEIKKTAEDLDDFLNNVRRGSIVSNDEILGFAKLFNDELTLDNISRPRLVNMCKYMGISPFGTDAYLRYMLRKRLQRIKNDDRLIQAEGVESLSEAELREDCRERGMLGLLSVEEMRQQLHDWLDLSLNHSVPSSLLILSRAFTVSGKLKPEEAVRATLSSLPDEVVDTVGVTALPSEDSVSERRRKLEYLEMQEEMIKEEEEDEEEERARMKESKVSEEDVALKEMTLSTAREAQEMARASTLEKQEHLCELSRALAVLASASSVSREREEFLGLVNKEVL; encoded by the exons ATGGCTGCCAGAGCAATTTTCATAAGGAATAAATTGGCTTCTTACTACTTCAATCCTTCGTCAACTCGTTCTCTTCAGAGTTTCCAGTCCATCGCCGATGCACTCCACTCTTCCGATTCCCGATGTTTTAGCTGTCCGGCGAGTTACCATTTTAATTCCGACGATCGGTTGAGAGAAACAGTGAAAAAAGCCGAATGTTTTGGATTTTCTGGTGTAAGAAATGTTGGGTATTGCTTTAATGGGAGTTTGGTCGGTCCGCGTTTTGTGGATGGGAGGTTTAGGTTGGGAGATGGAATTTTAGTTCGGTATGCGTCAACGGTGGCGGTCAAGAGGTTGCCGCCGGAGTATGACAGTGATGATGAGGAGGGTAAGGAAATGGTTGGTAAGAAGAGGAAAGAGGCGTCAGCGGATGAGTGTGATCAAGCGGTGGAGGGATTGAGTTCGGCGAAGGCGAAGGCGAAGGCGAAGAGGTTGAATGAATCTATGAAAGCTGAGAAGTCGGTTTTGCAGAGAACTTGGGCTGCTCTTCTTGGTCTTGGCCCGGCTTTACGAGCTGTAGCGTCGATGAGCAG GGAGGATTGGGCGAAGAAACTTGTGCACTGGAAGCATGAAATTGTGTCGACATTGCAGCATTATTGGTTAGGGTTTAAGCTATTGTGGGCTGATGTGAGGATTTGTTCGAGATTGTTGTTAAAACTTGCTGGTGGGAAGAGTTTGTCGAGGAGGGAGAGGCAACAGTTGACGAGAACTACTGCAGATATTTTCAGATTAGTTCCATTtgctgtttttatcattgttccGTTCATGGAGTTTCTGTTACCGGTGTTTTTGAAGTTGTTCCCTAACATGTTGCCATCTACATTTCAAGACAAGATGAAAGAGCAG GAAGCATTGAAAAGGAGGCTAAATGCAAGAATAGAATATGCCAAGTTTCTTCAGGATACAGTGAAAGAAATGGCTAAGGAAGTTCAGAACTCACGAAGTGGAGAAATTAAGAAAACTGCTGAAGATCTTGATGATTTTTTGAACAAC GTTAGGAGAGGCTCCATTGTTTCTAATGATGAAATTTTGGGCTTTGCTAAGCTTTTCAATGATGAATTAACTTTGGACAATATCAGCAG GCCTCGATTGGTCAATATGTGCAAATACATGGGAATCAGTCCTTTCGGAACAGATGCGTATTTGCGTTACATGCTCCGCAAAAGACTCCAGAG GATTAAGAATGATGACAGGTTAATTCAAGCAGAGGGTGTGGAGTCTCTTTCAGAGGCTGAACTCCGTGAAGATTGTAGGGAGCGAGGCATGCTTGGATTGCTCTCAGTTGAAGAAATGCGGCAACAG CTTCATGATTGGTTGGATCTGTCTCTCAATCACTCTGTGCCATCTTCCCTTTTGATCCTTTCAAG GGCCTTCACTGTATCTGGAAAATTGAAACCTGAGGAAGCTGTTCGGGCAACACTATCTTCCTTACCTGATGAGGTTGTGGATACTGTTGGTGTTACTGCTTTACCATCTGAAGATTCTGTttcagaaagaagaaggaaactgGAATACCTTGAGATGCAGGAAGAAATGATCAAG gaggaagaagaggacGAGGAAGAAGAGCGTGCCAGAATGAAAGAGTCTAAAGTTAGTGAAGAGGATGTAGCTTTGAAAGAGATGACCCTGTCAACAGCAAGAGAAGCGCAAGAAATGGCTAGAGCAAGTACATTGGAGAAACAAGAGCATCTCTGTGAACTTAGTCGTGCGTTGGCTGTTTTAGCTTCAGCATCT TCAGTAAGCAGAGAGCGTGAGGAGTTCCTGGGCCTTGTCAACAAGGAGGTACTATAA
- the LOC18100829 gene encoding 60S ribosomal protein L2, mitochondrial yields the protein MALWSRARTASSSLFNRVLQHPNNINNSSSNITNTTAFLRLFSANVAGNANSLRGDMMKQLLHLDINSQIGSCMPLGAMRIGTIIHNIELNPGQGGKMVRAAGTSAKILKEPSPTITVVQLPSGVVKKIDSRCRATIGIVSNPSHKDRKLRKAGQSRWLGRRPTVRGVAMNPVDHPHGGGEGRSKSSGSLGRVSQTPWGKPTKGGYKTGPLKRRK from the exons ATGGCTCTATGGAGCAGAGCTCGCACAGCTTCTTCTTCACTCTTCAACAGGGTCCTTCAACATCCCAACAAcatcaacaacagcagcagcaacatcaCCAATACCACTGCTTTTCTCCGCCTTTTCTCCGCCA ATGTAGCTGGAAATGCTAATTCACTGCGTGGGGACATGATGAAACAACTTCTGCATCTCGATATCAATTCGCAAATTGGAAGTTGCATGCCTCTTGGTGCTATGCGTATTGGAACGATAATACATAACATTGAGTTGAACCCCGGTCAAGGTGGCAAGATGGTTCGAGCTGCAGGTACTAGTGCAAAGATTCTGAAAGAGCCATCACCAACCATCACTGTGGTGCAGCTGCCTTCAGGTGTTGTGAAAAAGATCGATTCAAGGTGTCGGGCTACAATTGGCATTGTTTCGAACCCCAGCCACAAGGATCGAAAGCTTAGGAAGGCTGGACAGAGCCGGTGGTTGGGTCGAAGACCAACAGTTAGAGGAGTGGCAATGAATCCAGTAGATCATCCTCATGGTGGCGGTGAGGGTCGGAGCAAAAGTAGTGGGTCCTTGGGAAGGGTGTCCCAAACACCATGGGGCAAGCCAACTAAAGGTGGGTACAAGACTGGTCCACTCAAGCGCAGAAAGTAG
- the LOC7459936 gene encoding uncharacterized protein LOC7459936 isoform X2, which yields MAARAIFIRNKLASYYFNPSSTRSLQSFQSIADALHSSDSRCFSCPASYHFNSDDRLRETVKKAECFGFSGVRNVGYCFNGSLVGPRFVDGRFRLGDGILVRYASTVAVKRLPPEYDSDDEEGKEMVGKKRKEASADECDQAVEGLSSAKAKAKAKRLNESMKAEKSVLQRTWAALLGLGPALRAVASMSREDWAKKLVHWKHEIVSTLQHYWLGFKLLWADVRICSRLLLKLAGGKSLSRRERQQLTRTTADIFRLVPFAVFIIVPFMEFLLPVFLKLFPNMLPSTFQDKMKEQEALKRRLNARIEYAKFLQDTVKEMAKEVQNSRSGEIKKTAEDLDDFLNNVRRGSIVSNDEILGFAKLFNDELTLDNISRPRLVNMCKYMGISPFGTDAYLRYMLRKRLQRIKNDDRLIQAEGVESLSEAELREDCRERGMLGLLSVEEMRQQLHDWLDLSLNHSVPSSLLILSRAFTVSGKLKPEEAVRATLSSLPDEVVDTVGVTALPSEDSVSERRRKLEYLEMQEEMIKEEEEDEEEERARMKESKVSEEDVALKEMTLSTAREAQEMARASTLEKQEHLCELSRALAVLASASSVSREREEFLGLVNKEIELYNSMVEKEGNDGEKEAVKAYRAAREETDRASEADERDEVSSALIERVDGMLQNLEKEIDDVDAKIGDHWRILDRDYDGKVTPEEVAAAAMYLKDTLGKEGIQELISNLSKDRDGKNLVEDIVKLGRWTEDAKATEEREM from the exons ATGGCTGCCAGAGCAATTTTCATAAGGAATAAATTGGCTTCTTACTACTTCAATCCTTCGTCAACTCGTTCTCTTCAGAGTTTCCAGTCCATCGCCGATGCACTCCACTCTTCCGATTCCCGATGTTTTAGCTGTCCGGCGAGTTACCATTTTAATTCCGACGATCGGTTGAGAGAAACAGTGAAAAAAGCCGAATGTTTTGGATTTTCTGGTGTAAGAAATGTTGGGTATTGCTTTAATGGGAGTTTGGTCGGTCCGCGTTTTGTGGATGGGAGGTTTAGGTTGGGAGATGGAATTTTAGTTCGGTATGCGTCAACGGTGGCGGTCAAGAGGTTGCCGCCGGAGTATGACAGTGATGATGAGGAGGGTAAGGAAATGGTTGGTAAGAAGAGGAAAGAGGCGTCAGCGGATGAGTGTGATCAAGCGGTGGAGGGATTGAGTTCGGCGAAGGCGAAGGCGAAGGCGAAGAGGTTGAATGAATCTATGAAAGCTGAGAAGTCGGTTTTGCAGAGAACTTGGGCTGCTCTTCTTGGTCTTGGCCCGGCTTTACGAGCTGTAGCGTCGATGAGCAG GGAGGATTGGGCGAAGAAACTTGTGCACTGGAAGCATGAAATTGTGTCGACATTGCAGCATTATTGGTTAGGGTTTAAGCTATTGTGGGCTGATGTGAGGATTTGTTCGAGATTGTTGTTAAAACTTGCTGGTGGGAAGAGTTTGTCGAGGAGGGAGAGGCAACAGTTGACGAGAACTACTGCAGATATTTTCAGATTAGTTCCATTtgctgtttttatcattgttccGTTCATGGAGTTTCTGTTACCGGTGTTTTTGAAGTTGTTCCCTAACATGTTGCCATCTACATTTCAAGACAAGATGAAAGAGCAG GAAGCATTGAAAAGGAGGCTAAATGCAAGAATAGAATATGCCAAGTTTCTTCAGGATACAGTGAAAGAAATGGCTAAGGAAGTTCAGAACTCACGAAGTGGAGAAATTAAGAAAACTGCTGAAGATCTTGATGATTTTTTGAACAAC GTTAGGAGAGGCTCCATTGTTTCTAATGATGAAATTTTGGGCTTTGCTAAGCTTTTCAATGATGAATTAACTTTGGACAATATCAGCAG GCCTCGATTGGTCAATATGTGCAAATACATGGGAATCAGTCCTTTCGGAACAGATGCGTATTTGCGTTACATGCTCCGCAAAAGACTCCAGAG GATTAAGAATGATGACAGGTTAATTCAAGCAGAGGGTGTGGAGTCTCTTTCAGAGGCTGAACTCCGTGAAGATTGTAGGGAGCGAGGCATGCTTGGATTGCTCTCAGTTGAAGAAATGCGGCAACAG CTTCATGATTGGTTGGATCTGTCTCTCAATCACTCTGTGCCATCTTCCCTTTTGATCCTTTCAAG GGCCTTCACTGTATCTGGAAAATTGAAACCTGAGGAAGCTGTTCGGGCAACACTATCTTCCTTACCTGATGAGGTTGTGGATACTGTTGGTGTTACTGCTTTACCATCTGAAGATTCTGTttcagaaagaagaaggaaactgGAATACCTTGAGATGCAGGAAGAAATGATCAAG gaggaagaagaggacGAGGAAGAAGAGCGTGCCAGAATGAAAGAGTCTAAAGTTAGTGAAGAGGATGTAGCTTTGAAAGAGATGACCCTGTCAACAGCAAGAGAAGCGCAAGAAATGGCTAGAGCAAGTACATTGGAGAAACAAGAGCATCTCTGTGAACTTAGTCGTGCGTTGGCTGTTTTAGCTTCAGCATCT TCAGTAAGCAGAGAGCGTGAGGAGTTCCTGGGCCTTGTCAACAAGGAG atagAACTTTATAATAGCATGGTAGAAAAAGAGGGAAATGATGGTGAAAAGGAGGCTGTTAAGGCATATAGAGCTGCCCGAGAGGAAACTGATCGAGCTTCTGAAGCGGATGAACGAGATGAGGTTTCTTCTGCACTAATAGAAAGG gttGATGGCATGCTCCAAAATCTTGAGAAAGAAATTGATGACGTGGATGCCAAAATTGGTGATCATTGGCGAATACTCGACAG GGATTATGATGGGAAAGTTACTCCTGAGGAGGTGGCAGCTGCTGCGATGTACTTGAAGGATACATTAGGCAAGGAAGGCATCCAAGAACTCATCAGCAATCTTTCCAAAGATAGAG